A single region of the Candidatus Dormiibacterota bacterium genome encodes:
- a CDS encoding Spy/CpxP family protein refolding chaperone: protein MNAGTKVSTAAIGLALAGLLTAGFTHAGTPPMGRGHGGHGEPMMHLLSQLNLNDTQKTQVHAILEDEHPRLAPLFEASMKAHQALQQAIHARNFDESAIRAAAAQAGIVEGDLAVEKGRMASRIRAVLTPDQQKQMDALHEQAARHHGAWGDAPAEDPADPE, encoded by the coding sequence ATGAATGCAGGAACGAAGGTTTCGACGGCCGCCATCGGTCTGGCCCTTGCCGGCCTGTTGACGGCGGGCTTCACCCATGCGGGAACGCCGCCGATGGGTCGCGGTCACGGCGGGCACGGCGAGCCGATGATGCATCTTCTCTCGCAACTCAACCTCAACGACACGCAGAAGACTCAGGTCCATGCCATCCTCGAGGACGAGCACCCCAGGCTGGCGCCGCTTTTCGAGGCGAGCATGAAGGCGCACCAAGCCCTCCAGCAGGCGATCCACGCGCGGAATTTCGATGAGAGCGCCATCCGCGCCGCCGCGGCTCAGGCCGGGATCGTGGAAGGGGACCTCGCCGTCGAGAAGGGGCGCATGGCATCCAGGATCCGTGCGGTGCTGACCCCGGACCAGCAGAAGCAGATGGACGCTCTGCACGAGCAGGCCGCCCGGCACCACGGGGCGTGGGGCGACGCTCCGGCGGAGGACCCGGCCGACCCGGAGTAG
- a CDS encoding Crp/Fnr family transcriptional regulator, producing the protein MNTTDRGRLLRTYPVLKELPPELLRRVEETAKPIQAHAGQRLFGDGSPCTHYPLLLEGTIRASKSSPDGHEILLYRLNPGESCVITVVALLGETTYPAIGTAESRLSLFGVPRSVFVELVLQSPAFRVFVFDSLSQRMAHLMALIDDVAFRRVDQRLALRLLHHRQPITATHQMLADELGTTREVVSRTLEAFQESGMLRLGRKRIEILDRNALDRVHRIEAGS; encoded by the coding sequence ATGAACACGACCGATCGCGGAAGACTCCTTCGCACCTACCCCGTGCTGAAGGAGCTGCCGCCGGAACTGCTCAGGAGGGTCGAAGAGACGGCGAAGCCGATCCAGGCGCACGCGGGCCAGCGGCTGTTCGGCGACGGCAGCCCCTGCACCCATTACCCGCTTCTCCTCGAAGGCACCATCCGGGCCTCGAAGTCCAGCCCCGATGGTCACGAGATCCTCCTCTACCGTCTCAACCCCGGGGAGAGCTGTGTCATCACCGTCGTGGCTCTCCTGGGCGAGACGACCTATCCTGCGATCGGAACGGCCGAGTCCAGGCTCTCTTTGTTCGGCGTCCCCCGGAGTGTCTTCGTGGAGCTGGTCCTGCAGTCCCCCGCCTTCCGGGTCTTCGTCTTCGACTCTCTCTCGCAGAGGATGGCGCACCTGATGGCCCTCATCGACGACGTGGCGTTCCGCCGCGTCGATCAGCGGCTCGCCCTGCGGCTGCTCCATCACCGGCAGCCGATCACCGCCACGCATCAGATGCTCGCCGATGAGCTGGGGACGACCCGCGAGGTCGTGAGCCGGACCCTGGAGGCCTTCCAGGAATCGGGGATGCTCAGGCTCGGGCGAAAGAGGATCGAAATCCTGGACCGGAACGCGCTGGATCGGGTCCATCGGATCGAGGCCGGCTCATGA